A window of Esox lucius isolate fEsoLuc1 chromosome 18, fEsoLuc1.pri, whole genome shotgun sequence contains these coding sequences:
- the LOC105017638 gene encoding terminal nucleotidyltransferase 5A, whose protein sequence is MCEKVDWRQSTPVDSLVDRESSNLSVLNWEQVQRLDSILAGSIPIHGRWNFPTLEMKPRDIVKVVRCRMEEKGIRVREVRLNGSAASHVLHEDSGLGWKDLDLIFCANMKGELEFQTVKDIVLDALLDFLPEGVNKEKITPVTLKEAYVQKMVKVCNDSDRWSLISLSNNRGKNVELKFVDSLRRQFEFSVDSFQIRLDSLLLFYECSEHPMASTFHPTILGESVYGDFSTALDHLRQRLICTRSPEEIRGGGLLKYCHLLVRGFRAASGTEMKLLQRYMCSRFFIDFPEVGEQRRKLESYLQNHFVGLEDRKYDYLATLHGVVRESTVCLMGLERRQTLGLISSLALRVLAEQNVIPNAANVTCFYQPAPYVANGNFSNYYVAQVTYPPAQYPPAQYPPAQYPPTQYPPAQYPSAQYPNPSHHAPPHCPMYTWMPCN, encoded by the exons ATGTGCGAGAAAGTCGACTGGAGACAATCGACTCCAGTGGATTCTCTTGTGGACAGAGAGAGCAGTAACCTTAGCGTGCTCAACTGGGAACAAGTGCAGCGCCTGGACTCAATCCTGGCTGGGTCCATCCCCATACACGGCCGCTGGAACTTCCCAACCCTGGAGATGAAGCCGCGGGATATTGTCAAAGTGGTTAGGTGTCGTATGGAGGAGAAAGGGATTCGAGTCCGGGAAGTGCGCCTAAACGGCTCCGCGGCCAGCCACGTTCTCCACGAGGACAGCGGGTTGGGATGGAAGGATCTGGACTTGATTTTCTGTGCCAATATGAAAGGCGAGTTGGAGTTCCAGACGGTTAAGGATATAGTTCTAGACGCTCTTCTAGACTTCTTACCCGAGGGAGTGAACAAGGAGAAGATCACACCAGTGACCTTAAAG GAGGCCTACGTGCAGAAGATGGTGAAGGTGTGTAATGATTCAGACCGCTGGAGTCTCATCTCGCTCTCCAACAACCGAGGGAAGAATGTGGAGTTAAAGTTTGTGGATTCTTTACGGCGGCAGTTTGAGTTCAGCGTGGACTCCTTCCAGATCCGGCTGGACTCCCTGCTCCTCTTCTACGAGTGCTCCGAGCACCCCATGGCCTCCACCTTCCACCCCACCATCCTGGGAGAGAGCGTCTATGGCGACTTCTCCACCGCCCTCGACCACTTACGCCAACGCCTCATCTGCACGCGGAGCCCCGAGGAGATTCGCGGTGGCGGCTTACTAAAATACTGCCATCTTCTGGTGCGCGGTTTCCGTGCGGCTTCTGGGACCGAAATGAAACTCCTTCAGCGCTACATGTGCTCCAGGTTCTTCATAGACTTCCCGGAGGTGGGCGAACAGAGAAGGAAGCTGGAATCGTACCTCCAGAACCACTTTGTTGGTCTGGAAGACAGGAAGTACGACTACCTGGCCACCTTGCATGGAGTGGTGCGGGAGAGCACGGTGTGTCTGATGGGCCTTGAGAGAAGACAGACCCTGGGGCTCATTTCCTCGCTGGCCCTCCGAGTCCTCGCCGAGCAGAACGTCATCCCCAACGCGGCCAACGTCACCTGCTTCTACCAGCCGGCGCCTTACGTGGCTAACGGCAACTTCAGCAACTACTACGTGGCGCAGGTGACATACCCCCCAGCGCAGTACCCCCCAGCGCAGTACCCCCCAGCGCAGTACCCCCCAACGCAGTACCCCCCAGCGCAGTACCCCTCAGCGCAGTACCCAAACCCATCGCACCATGCGCCTCCTCACTGTCCCATGTACACGTGGATGCCCTGTAACTGA